The sequence below is a genomic window from Glycine max cultivar Williams 82 chromosome 20, Glycine_max_v4.0, whole genome shotgun sequence.
ATCATTTGGGACAAAATTGTCTTGTAAGGTAGTCTCCAAAACCTGGTAAGAAATGACTTACAATAATAAGCCTCCGGTTACCAATCAACAACGAGGAACTTGAATCAACTGAGTCAAAGTCAAAAGTATAGCAACCCCAAAAGTTGAGGGTAGAGTATTCAGGTTCTGTACACTGGATAAAGTTGCAAAAGTCATTTTAACTACATTTGCAACCGTCAAACAATTCTTCTGATGCACAAGCCAATGCCTAAGTCATCCAAGAACCAatttgaagggaaaaaaatgcACATGATGGCGTATACTAAATACACAAACCAGTAAAACCACAAATATGACAGGCAAGTATTTGCAACTCAAATGGATTCAAGAAAACATTAATGTTACTTTTGTACAAAAGTACAACCAACAAAAGCCTTATCACACTAGGTGAGGAATTTCATACGAAAGTTCAAGCCATTGAATTCATACCGGATGTCTACCAGAAGAAATCTGTATCTGAACAGGCTCATGATCATCTACAAACACTGGGCAAACATAACCCTATCACAGAAAATAGAGAATTATATTACAAAATGCGAGAAACATTTGAAGGCAGTTGAAAATTCCTTTAAGAACAAACCTTATTTCTTGAAAGAATGGCAAGTGAATGCAGACAATCTAAAGCAGCTAGTGCTTGAACAGCAGCTTGGAACTCAGCATAGTGTTTACTGAAGTCCGTAAGAAAGTTATTCCAGGCAGCTCGGCAGGCAACAGTGAGCTCCTCTTTTGCTAATGATAACTTGTCTAATGTTGTCAATACTTCAGGAGGGTGATACCGAATTGTTTTCTTTGTGCTATTTACCTTGACCCAGTTTGAAGGAACCTTTACATCAGTTGATAACTGCAgccgaaataaaataaatgacaatCAAAACTTGTTCACAACCAAGCAATAACTCTATGCAAACATACTTTTGAACTCAATTTAAACTAGAGATCTTGCTCATAAACAAGAAATGGAAAATTGTAATTACCACCTTTATTActttatataagaaacaaatggtagtatttattttaagagcttaaaatatgtttggtttgtcTTCCTTAAGAAGAGAAGCCAAGAAAAGGGTCTTATTATCTTATACCCTTTTTTGAGGGGTGCTAGTGGGGTAGGAGAAAGAGAACCATGACCATACttttttttaggttaaaatCACTCCTTCAGTTTATcaatttaagaattaagaaaacaaatttgGAGCACATATCACTACATAGTAATAAGAGAAAATAGTTCAGATCAATTAGAAAAATCAGATGCCAATAAGGCAGCAATCAAAAAATGAGAAAGTAACAAGAACTGGAATACCAAATGGAATTTTGTAACCAAAATGTCCAGCATCTGCAATGCTTAAATATtaaggattttccttctaattaGACTACCTCAATCAAATGGGTTGTTCCAGAAATACTAATGAATTCCAAATTTTTCATTCCAAGCTGTTTGCGATAGAAGTCAATCATTGAATCTAGTTGTTCCACTGCCAGCTTGAAAGCCTCCCGAGCTCTAATGACCTACACAGTAATAAAATCAATATGGTTCAAGATAAAAGTATAAAGAAGgaaattgtaaaatataattttttttcacgcAAAAGACATTGGCAAACCTCTGGGAATTGTCCCTCAGATGCAATAATCAATTTTGTTAGATCTCCTAGATCAGCAGAGTCTATGTTTAAAGATGACAACATTTTTGCAGCATTTCCAATAACACTGTCAGAGGAAGCAgtcaaaattaacttttttaacaGATTAGGGCGCAATGTGTTATTATTCCCCTCTCCTATGTTAAGTTGTTGAAGCTGTTTTCCAGCAGACAAAATAGCTTGAATTACTGCAACAAACTGTATATAGACAAAAAGATTCAAGCAATCAATACCTAGCAGCTTTCTGGTCAATTAAAATTCTTCAGAATCAATTTCTACCCATCAAATATGATAAAAGAAGAATACAAATGCCTATAATTATTCAGTAGTAGTAATACAAACATTCTCAACCATTTCCTAGCACTGCACTGAAACTCAATAGTTATCAAACAATGAGACCAActtcatgaaaaaaatattaatttcattacaGTTTATCACTTTCTTAAACCTGAAAAATCCATACATCTTAAAAACAGTCTCAATCTTTCTCAAGGATCATGTATTCGTGTAAAGACCTCTTTATCAACTATACCATGGATACAAACTTTAAATGCTCAAGTTCTAAAGATAGAAGCTAGTGTTTGTAAAACAAATTGGTATGCTCCTCATATATTCCTTATATCTTAGTTTTGATTAAAGAAATGCTCATATTTTAGGCCCCGGCCTCATCTAAGTCACAATACTGTTACAGTTGGAAACACACTTGTAGCCTTCTACATTTTGTATGGCTTTTGAAATCCAGCCTTATCCTTGGCTGCTCCCACTCAAAGCCTCAAAGCATGTATTGTAGAATCCACAACAGATTCTTAGCATGCCTATtgttcttaaattaaaaatggaacaGACTCAAATCAGAACAGTTAAATCTTGCAATGCCCAAGCAAACAATCTGGTCATTAAGTAATCAACAGAATCTTGTAGACTCAGATCAGCTCTCTTTCTGTCTCCATATCTCATATAAAGCTCATGTGCGGAAAGAAATTCAAGGAAGATGAAGACAATCAATTGGGAAACAAAATATAGTGAAAATGTGAAATACAAAAACAGGCCAACAAGAAACCATTTATCACCTCAGATGGGGTAGCAGTGCAATGGAAAATTCTAGTAATTCCACGTTGTATATCAGGTGCTCGGCCAAGAGTTGTCAAAACCAGTGAAAGTGTGTATGCTAACTCAGGTTGCACAATTGCTACGTCAGGATCTTCCTCAACACGTACAAGATTCTTCACACTATTACAAGATCCCATGGACTGTGCAATTTCAGATACAGCATGAAGACGAGCAGAAATTAAGGTTTGATCACACAATGGGTGAGATACCTGTATCATGcaaaaacaacaattaaagaggGGTCTTCTTTGGCTGATAAAGAAAAGGCGGTTGAGAATTCAACATTCAATGGTTGTATGAGGAATGGAAGCACCTCATACCCAATGCCTAAGAAGCCTGGAGCCAAATATAGTAAGAGTACGATTCATAATTTGCAGCAAAGAACCGATTTCAGATCCATcactgttattttttaaaacctgaAAATATATTAAGCATTCATCAGCAGTAAGAACTGATGGGAATATGAAGCTGGTATGTGGGGGAAAAAACACTTCTAGCTTATAGAAGAACACAGGTACCGAATAAATTTCACAAGTAGAACACAAGTATGGAATCATTCATCATCTTATGACCCATTGTAAAAGAATACAGCTAATTCATATTGTGGCCAGAAGCAACTGGCCAGTAAAAGGCCAGGAACCTTTATATGAATCTATTGGAACAAATACCCAaaccaaagaaagaaatggCAGTTTAGGTTTTGGTTTGATAAGATTTTATTAATAGTACAAGTTTATCCATGTACCACAGCAGTACTAAAAGGAAACAGTAGTCGAAGTGTACGTTTACAAGATTGATTACTAACTGAGATTGTCATGACCCTGAGATAATGGAGCAATACTGATTAGTTTGTACTGAATATTTATGTTTAATCTACACATAAGCACAGTTTGTGATTGCCATGCTTTgaaacaaatagaaaaattaaagcaTGCAACATGGAAGCATAAAATATGCTCCAGTCCTTACTAAACATTCTCTAGAAATGCAAAGTTTATAATTACCTCCAGTTGTTGAAGTGCATTGGCTGAGAGGGTCATTTCCGTATTGCTTGAGAAAGGCCTAATAGAAGCTCCCGAACACAGAATTCTTTCAAAACCAAATTCCTTTAAATGACGAATAGTTAAGGCCAAAGCTTGGACAGCCAAATCTGGCATGTTCATCACCTCCTTTATAATAAAAAGAGTAGAGATGAAAACAGAACTAGTTATGAGTAACAATAAATGTAAAGCTATCATCGGTGCAgtagaattaaaattataagcaCATGATCtgggaaataaaaaattaaacagagTTAATAGAAAAGAGAGGTATATGAAAATGTAGCAATTGGTCATATTTGTCATAAACAATGATAACAGATTATGATGACATGGTCAATAGTCACAAGATAAATGTTGACTAAGAGAAAAATGCATATTAAAACTAAcaagaaattttgattttaagaatttcaaaagCCTGctacaagaatatatatatatcattatttgaTACCTTGATTATTAACTTCTGACTTCTGTTCTCAGTCAAATCATTGCTTTGTATTGAATCTGATGGACTGTCTATGTGCATGTTCTCGTACAAGGTCATAACTTCAGCAAGAGCACCCCCATCAATGAAGCAATCTCGTGAAAAACGCTCCACACGAACATTTGAGGCAGGTCCAGCAAAATCCAGCAATAACTAATAACAGAACACCCAATCACATAATTGGGTCTAAGGGTGGTAGAAATTTTCTAAGTAGCTTATTATAGTAATTCATCTAGTAATCAATTAGAACATGTAGTCTGGATTTATTTTACACTATGAAGGACCCACATTGACTCAACTAATTCATCCCTAAATTGATGATTTATTTTACACTACGAAGGACCCATATTTGAGTATTAACTCAACTAAGTAGTCTGGATTAATTCACACCTTCCCCAATGGAAACACTAATGCAGTAAATTGTATTTATAGGTTGTTCAGATCAAAACATCCAATACTGGTAAGTGGTAAATTTAATCCTCTATTCAGAAAATCCAAAATTCCATTCATTGTATTTAACAAGAATCCAAATCAGATTGTCACACCAAATATCTGAATTAAGATAAGGGATTTCTATTGCCTAACCATCTCCCATGTTGGAACTTGAAATGTAAATTACAACTATAGGTAAATCAAGTGCTTTCTATACTTTCCCTTTATAATACACACCCTTGCCTATGAATATTTTGCTTATTCCACCAAACATCAACACAtgaaatgttttattaaaataaaacgaaaTTAGTTATCAAAATGATTCCAATTTTAAATGCCTCATCAGTCATCAACTCATCATGAAGCACAATGTTAACAAACAGTATACTGACTGTACATTGCTACCTCTTCCAACAAGCAAGCCTTGAAGTCAGGCCAAGAAAGAAGCTACCTTGAAACctgacttcaaagttcaaactaaATCCTGCATGCTCCATGTATCATCCATGGCAGCATGAAGCATCAACATTCCATCACTGAAAACCATGTCAAATAAAGTGCAGCAGCAAGCAACTACATCCTGAAGTTCCATTGCACAACACAATGAACCaataacaaaactcttgaaataAGAGCCGACTCAGTACTTCATTTAAAACTACCTTCTCCGTTTGCTTCGAAAGAGGGTCACCGAGAAGCAACTCAGCCGGAGACAAGTTCAGAACAACAGCCTCAAGCGCACTCCTCAGAAAACCATCACAAAATTCCCCAAAAACAACATCCCCGGTCGAAATCTCCACAGCAACAATCCCAATCCTCGCATCAACACCACCCTTCTCATCCAAAACACTCTTCTCCACAACACAGAGCAAGTAATTGCTCTCTCCGCCGCACCCATCCTCCGCTCCCCCCAAGTCCGGCGCGGCCTCGAGCGTGGCCTTGGTGTAGAGCGCGGACAGGCCGCGCTCGAAGGGGGCGGAGCGGTTGGAGCCGTGAGCCTTGATGGCGGCGGTCTCGGTCTGCTTGACAACGCCGACCTTGTAGCCGGCAGTGACGAGCCTCCTGACGTGGACATTTAGCCGAAAAGTTGGTATGCTAGCGGTTAAGAAGTTGTGGTCCATGTGTGCGTAAATGCCCAAGACTCTGGAGGCGTGTTCGGCGTCTTGGCCGAAGAAACGGTACTTGTAACCGACCTCCACCATGAGGAGGACGTCGGGGTGTTTGGCTTTGAGGTCAAGGACTTGCTGTTCGAGGGGAGTGTAGGTTGGGGGTTTGGAAGAGGAAGCGGGGTGTTGTTGAGGGGTGGAAGGTTCgagaagcttctggaggaagcgtTGGTGGAGTGAAGGGGGAACGGGGTTTTGGGTGTGGGGGGAGAGTTTGGGGTGTTTGCGAGAGGTGGTGAAGTTGGAAGTAAGGCGGCGTTTGGCGGGGGAGAAAGTGACGGTGGCGGAGATtttaggaggaggaggaggaggaggaggaggggatTTGGGTTTGGGAGCGAAGAAGCGGGAAATCACTTGTTGCTTTTGCTTTCCCATTGAGTACCGCACCTGGGAATTCCGCGCGATCTTCTTGTCTCTTTCGTCGCCCAACGATTTCTATCGCTCACTTCACTGTCGCTGTTACTAACTTTCTTTCACGATAAGTCACGCAATTATGAAGGATAAGGATAAttcgattaaaaaaaataatttcagttaaatatttttttttagtaatttttaagattttttagaaTGTTATTTGAATTAGTATTTTTCaccaacttttttaaaatattaattagtatttttttttaatttttatttttgatacatttattttatttttttaaaataaattatgattttattatttttatattattttatatttttcagtcattttaaccattaattttattaaatatttataatttattaagttaatttttcagatttgaactattaattaatttttttaactttcagttAACTTTTtagtcaattttataaaatagagtCTCGATCAATTAAATCTTGTTAAGTATTATTGATACTAACTTAGTAACgctttgagaaaataaaatttgagtgtttgcatttttttctcCCTATATTTcacatttaatcttttatttttagtttcatcctttatctcttacaaaaattaattttacttttatatttttaaaatgagatcAAATAATCCTTTCATCAATTTAAAGTAAACACCGttgataattttaatagaatagattaaaaatcatcacaaaacaaaaaataattttaaaaaccttttttttaatatttttcactgGACAAGATAActagttttgaataaaattataaacttttaatttttcttactaaacaatttttagtttaaaaggaattttttagctaaaaataataaaagtcgACAAACAACTATTTATTTCTTAGTTCTAATTTTCAGCTTTAACTTATAAGTAGTttttaagtagaaaaaaaaaatcaaactaaacttaTGTGAAATATCTCATAAAAATAGACACATAGCATGGGAATTCCTCAATaatgagaaattattaaataatttcataccaCTTTGTTCATGATCTTAATCAATCTTAACGTGTCACTAATTGaatattattaactattttttgtaaattaaaaattccAATTTATTTCACGACCAATCTGTTGTAAACCATTATATCCTCAATTCTCCACCATTAGCAACAAGCACAAATGCACAATCCGGGTAATTGATGCTCATAGGCCACACCAGAGAGTGATATTGGTATTGGCAAAAAATAACGAAGCTGATACATAACATAGACAATTGGGAATATGAATGCATTATACCAGAGAGTGATATATGGAACATTTTGCCACCTCTAAATAAAGTcatacaataatattttaaattacaaaataattatttttcaattctaCATCTAAGAATAAAAACGTAATCAACTATATTCAGAAGTCATGGAAAAGCATCAGAGCATCATCGAATTTCATCAATGATGATCCTAGGAGCCACCAGACATTGCGTTGCCGTTTGTGTGTCTTCTGCAGTGGCCTTGGCTCTTTAAGTGTCTTTGGGAACATTTAGAAGCTGAAACAAATAGCAATAACATTTTAGTATGAACCAGTCTACAGATAATGAAACTCAAGGCAGGAAATGCaattaatatattgaaataaatgTGAAGCACCGTTTGCTGTACAACATGCCACATTACCACCAAATACCAATtcagcatttttttttccataatagAACTTGAATGTAGCTTTTTATCAATTCTTACCGGTTGAGTAATTAACGCtctcacaaataaaattactcaCCCATAAAGAATCGTGAgaacacaacaaaaattatgccataggaaaaataataacaaacgtAATTCGGCACCTCTTGTCTACATCCATGGAACCGATTCAAAGTATTTCACTATCGCAAAAATATTACAAGATTGTAATCCACCCCAAATACTTTATCACTCTACAAATCTGAATACCCCactcaatggttacaagaaatAATAACACTCTCACATAAAGACAATTTTCTttcaacaaagtgactttgtttcacaatctctcttctcacacactctctcCTCATGTGTTGTATTTTTCCACtaattttcttctctatttatagtaaagattgtcaccaactataataaataaggtatcttgaaagttgaaacaaaaacaacttccaATACATCCATTGGACTGAagttcatttaataaaatacaatCTTCCACTTTAGATTTAAGTCAcccttagtgataaaaattcaattttcaatatGCATGTACTTTATCTTTTGACTTGAAATTCTACATTTTTCAATATTGCAAGATATTAAAGACCAACaaaaatacaatgataagggcaaatcaatataaatataaaacccCATGGAGGATGCGGAACCACATTCACATCCTTCCTTCTCGCCCTTGCCACATTGAGGTTTGCACAACAACCAACACATGCTTAAGATATTATAAGCTAATCTTGTAAATCTATTCTTATTTGGCGGAGGCCAATTCATAAACATATTAATAACCTCTTCATTCTTTTCTATCTAAGTCATTCTTAGGCTCAAATTTAAGGCAGCATGGTACATCTCGTCCAGTACATATTTCCAAAGCAGAGGCTTATTAACTTTCCACATACAAATATTTGATGGCCTGCCTCCCGTCACAGGTACTGTCTGCAAGGAcaattaagttgtggaaagattAAATATCAAGACACAAATATCAACTGATTTCTAAAGTGCCTGTAAATATTGAAAAGATTGCTCaaccttcttatgcaagtagtTATCCTTCCATAACTCTTTTAGAAACTTTGAAGCTTTCCTTTTCTCTACCAGTGTAGATGCTGCTATCTACAAATAAAAGAGAAGCACTTAAAGGTCATAAAATTAATACAGAATTTGAGTCCATTGACTTCCTTTATTCTTAGTTTTACAAGAATGGAGGAATATGTAATCATTGAAATATATCAGTTTAGCAATCTCTTTTATTGGATTTTGGCACATGTGAAGCATCATGGAGGACTGTCAATGTGGACCAAGTTATTAGACATCCTAATCTAACAGCTTTTGCATCTTAGATTACTGGTTATCTGAATGTTAGTGAAACTCCATTAGAAAGCTCATGTGCTTTACACTAAATAGACACCAAATGCCTCTTACCCCAAATCATTATTCAAAGATAACTCAACTACCTAAAGAAATTTGACCTGAGTGAACAATTAATTACCTTGGCAGACTTAGCACCCGGCTTCCTAGTAGTAGTTTTCTTAAATGAGATAGAAACAACTGGCTCAGGGGCAGGGGTTCAACAAGTCGAGCCATCAAAAGTTTACAGAGTGTCTCTCGTACAACTTTGTAGGCACAGCATTTTCTGAAAGTACATGGTTTGAGATTGAATAATTTGAAAGGATTCATGACTTTGAGACATATAGTTGAGCTCAACCATGTTTTAAATACAGTACTTTCAACATATTATTCAGAACCAAGTATATGTTTGATTAAATTGAATATACTGTTCAACTATAGGTCTAGTACTATATCTCCCTATAACGAAATTTAGAAAGACTTATAATTCTTTGTCAGTATCATTACCTCCAATTGCAAACCAACTAAACCCTTTCCTTATGTTAAGTTGTGAATGATGTACCATTCCTATAACTCAACCCGAAGAGAACCACACTCCTAGTACATGTACCTTGACCCACTCCAAAGATACTCTTTGTTTTCATAGTTTCAAAAGTCATCTACAGTTCACTCATCTGATTCACCAAAAGGATTATGATTAAACCACATATGATTTAGTCAGTAGGTTACACAACTCTTAATTTGTGTAAAACAAAccttttttaagaattaaatcaattaatataaGCAAAACCGTGCTCAAACTATTACATGCATCACAAAACACTTGCCTTTTCCTTGGCTTTCTCTGTCAACCATTTGTTTGAGGGTAAGCCTACCATCACGAAGCAATCCGACAAGCAGCTTCACACACTGCAAAACAAGTGGAAAATAGTTTCAGCATTTCAAGCCACAGTCAAAAAGCTTCAAAGAAACATAATAAGGATCAAGCTGACTTCTTCATCAAGCTTCCGCGACACAATGTCCAAGAATTTGGGAAACCTCAGCCGATGGATTATGTTATCAAACAACACCAGGTACTGAGTTCTAACTCTCAGTCTGTCTGCATCATCATCTGCATTTATATTTATTCAGAACATCATCATCGTGTCACTTTACCCACTAATGGAGCAGTATTTCATTGCATTACATTACATGAATTTATGAAATCAAGACACGGCATCAAAATCACTAAAGTTAGGAAttcgtttttttattaattttattttactgcaACATGTTTGTTGCATGTAGATAACaataatagagaaaataataggGCTATGTATGTTACCATCATCTTGAGGAGCAGAAACAAATGCTTGGGCACAATTGTGTTGAACTAAGAC
It includes:
- the LOC100789883 gene encoding DNA mismatch repair protein MSH3 isoform X2, producing the protein MGKQKQQVISRFFAPKPKSPPPPPPPPPKISATVTFSPAKRRLTSNFTTSRKHPKLSPHTQNPVPPSLHQRFLQKLLEPSTPQQHPASSSKPPTYTPLEQQVLDLKAKHPDVLLMVEVGYKYRFFGQDAEHASRVLGIYAHMDHNFLTASIPTFRLNVHVRRLVTAGYKVGVVKQTETAAIKAHGSNRSAPFERGLSALYTKATLEAAPDLGGAEDGCGGESNYLLCVVEKSVLDEKGGVDARIGIVAVEISTGDVVFGEFCDGFLRSALEAVVLNLSPAELLLGDPLSKQTEKLLLDFAGPASNVRVERFSRDCFIDGGALAEVMTLYENMHIDSPSDSIQSNDLTENRSQKLIIKEVMNMPDLAVQALALTIRHLKEFGFERILCSGASIRPFSSNTEMTLSANALQQLEVLKNNSDGSEIGSLLQIMNRTLTIFGSRLLRHWVSHPLCDQTLISARLHAVSEIAQSMGSCNSVKNLVRVEEDPDVAIVQPELAYTLSLVLTTLGRAPDIQRGITRIFHCTATPSEVIRAREAFKLAVEQLDSMIDFYRKQLGMKNLEFISISGTTHLIELSTDVKVPSNWVKVNSTKKTIRYHPPEVLTTLDKLSLAKEELTVACRAAWNNFLTDFSKHYAEFQAAVQALAALDCLHSLAILSRNKGYVCPVFVDDHEPVQIQISSGRHPVLETTLQDNFVPNDTNMHADGEYCQIVTGPNMGGKSCYIRQVALIVIMAQVGSFVPASSAKLHVLDRIYTRMGASDSIQLGRSTFLEELSETSHILNSCTEHSLVIIDELGRGTSTHDGMAIAHATLHYLLKQKRSMVLFVTHYPKIASLATEFPGSVAAYHVSHLISHDASKNSNLDHDVTYLYKLVPGVSERSFGFKVAQLAQLPSHCISRAIVMASKLEALVNSRIHGRSTKELLLDTLVIGQEKEQLMAQSLDRPHKEFDMAYKDFYLNLKAATEDDDWAKSFHLLEHARSIAKKLIGRSMQYV
- the LOC100789883 gene encoding DNA mismatch repair protein MSH3 isoform X1 is translated as MGKQKQQVISRFFAPKPKSPPPPPPPPPKISATVTFSPAKRRLTSNFTTSRKHPKLSPHTQNPVPPSLHQRFLQKLLEPSTPQQHPASSSKPPTYTPLEQQVLDLKAKHPDVLLMVEVGYKYRFFGQDAEHASRVLGIYAHMDHNFLTASIPTFRLNVHVRRLVTAGYKVGVVKQTETAAIKAHGSNRSAPFERGLSALYTKATLEAAPDLGGAEDGCGGESNYLLCVVEKSVLDEKGGVDARIGIVAVEISTGDVVFGEFCDGFLRSALEAVVLNLSPAELLLGDPLSKQTEKLLLDFAGPASNVRVERFSRDCFIDGGALAEVMTLYENMHIDSPSDSIQSNDLTENRSQKLIIKEVMNMPDLAVQALALTIRHLKEFGFERILCSGASIRPFSSNTEMTLSANALQQLEVLKNNSDGSEIGSLLQIMNRTLTIFGSRLLRHWVSHPLCDQTLISARLHAVSEIAQSMGSCNSVKNLVRVEEDPDVAIVQPELAYTLSLVLTTLGRAPDIQRGITRIFHCTATPSEFVAVIQAILSAGKQLQQLNIGEGNNNTLRPNLLKKLILTASSDSVIGNAAKMLSSLNIDSADLGDLTKLIIASEGQFPEVIRAREAFKLAVEQLDSMIDFYRKQLGMKNLEFISISGTTHLIELSTDVKVPSNWVKVNSTKKTIRYHPPEVLTTLDKLSLAKEELTVACRAAWNNFLTDFSKHYAEFQAAVQALAALDCLHSLAILSRNKGYVCPVFVDDHEPVQIQISSGRHPVLETTLQDNFVPNDTNMHADGEYCQIVTGPNMGGKSCYIRQVALIVIMAQVGSFVPASSAKLHVLDRIYTRMGASDSIQLGRSTFLEELSETSHILNSCTEHSLVIIDELGRGTSTHDGMAIAHATLHYLLKQKRSMVLFVTHYPKIASLATEFPGSVAAYHVSHLISHDASKNSNLDHDVTYLYKLVPGVSERSFGFKVAQLAQLPSHCISRAIVMASKLEALVNSRIHGRSTKELLLDTLVIGQEKEQLMAQSLDRPHKEFDMAYKDFYLNLKAATEDDDWAKSFHLLEHARSIAKKLIGRSMQYV
- the LOC100789883 gene encoding DNA mismatch repair protein MSH3 isoform X3 — its product is MGKQKQQVISRFFAPKPKSPPPPPPPPPKISATVTFSPAKRRLTSNFTTSRKHPKLSPHTQNPVPPSLHQRFLQKLLEPSTPQQHPASSSKPPTYTPLEQQVLDLKAKHPDVLLMVEVGYKYRFFGQDAEHASRVLGIYAHMDHNFLTASIPTFRLNVHVRRLVTAGYKVGVVKQTETAAIKAHGSNRSAPFERGLSALYTKATLEAAPDLGGAEDGCGGESNYLLCVVEKSVLDEKGGVDARIGIVAVEISTGDVVFGEFCDGFLRSALEAVVLNLSPAELLLGDPLSKQTEKLLLDFAGPASNVRVERFSRDCFIDGGALAEVMTLYENMHIDSPSDSIQSNDLTENRSQKLIIKEVMNMPDLAVQALALTIRHLKEFGFERILCSGASIRPFSSNTEMTLSANALQQLEVLKNNSDGSEIGSLLQIMNRTLTIFGSRLLRHWVSHPLCDQTLISARLHAVSEIAQSMGSCNSVKNLVRVEEDPDVAIVQPELAYTLSLVLTTLGRAPDIQRGITRIFHCTATPSEFVAVIQAILSAGKQLQQLNIGEGNNNTLRPNLLKKLILTASSDSVIGNAAKMLSSLNIDSADLGDLTKLIIASEGQFPEVIRAREAFKLAVEQLDSMIDFYRKQLGMKNLEFISISGTTHLIELSTDVKVPSNWVKVNSTKKTIRYHPPEVLTTLDKLSLAKEELTVACRAAWNNFLTDFSKHYAEFQAAVQALAALDCLHSLAILSRNKGYVCPVFVDDHEPVQIQISSGRHPVLETTLQDNFVPNDTNMHADGEYCQIVTGPNMGGKSCYIRQVALIVIMAQVGSFVPASSAKLHVLDRIYTRMGASDSIQLGRSTFLEELSETSHILNSCTEHSLVIIDELGRGTSTHDGMAIAHATLHYLLKQKRSMVLFVTHYPKIASLATEFPGSVAAYHVSHLISHDASKNSNLDHDVTYLYKLVPGVSERSFGFKVAQLAQS
- the LOC100789883 gene encoding DNA mismatch repair protein MSH3 isoform X4, with the protein product MGKQKQQVISRFFAPKPKSPPPPPPPPPKISATVTFSPAKRRLTSNFTTSRKHPKLSPHTQNPVPPSLHQRFLQKLLEPSTPQQHPASSSKPPTYTPLEQQVLDLKAKHPDVLLMVEVGYKYRFFGQDAEHASRVLGIYAHMDHNFLTASIPTFRLNVHVRRLVTAGYKVGVVKQTETAAIKAHGSNRSAPFERGLSALYTKATLEAAPDLGGAEDGCGGESNYLLCVVEKSVLDEKGGVDARIGIVAVEISTGDVVFGEFCDGFLRSALEAVVLNLSPAELLLGDPLSKQTEKLLLDFAGPASNVRVERFSRDCFIDGGALAEVMTLYENMHIDSPSDSIQSNDLTENRSQKLIIKEVMNMPDLAVQALALTIRHLKEFGFERILCSGASIRPFSSNTEMTLSANALQQLEVLKNNSDGSEIGSLLQIMNRTLTIFGSRLLRHWVSHPLCDQTLISARLHAVSEIAQSMGSCNSVKNLVRVEEDPDVAIVQPELAYTLSLVLTTLGRAPDIQRGITRIFHCTATPSEFVAVIQAILSAGKQLQQLNIGEGNNNTLRPNLLKKLILTASSDSVIGNAAKMLSSLNIDSADLGDLTKLIIASEGQFPEVIRAREAFKLAVEQLDSMIDFYRKQLGMKNLEFISISGTTHLIELSTDVKVPSNWVKVNSTKKTIRYHPPEVLTTLDKLSLAKEELTVACRAAWNNFLTDFSKHYAEFQAAVQALAALDCLHSLAILSRNKGYVCPVFVDDHEPVQIQISSGRHPVLETTLQDNFVPNDTNMHADGEYCQIVTGPNMGGKSCYIRQVALIVIMAQVGSFVPASSAKLHVLDRIYTRMGASDSIQLGRSTFLEELSETSHILNSCTEHSLVIIDELGRGTSTHDGMAIAHATLHYLLKQKRSMVLFVTHYPKIASLATEFPGSVAAYHVSHLISHDASKNSNLDHDVTYLYKLVPGVSERSFGFKVAQLAQ
- the LOC102668398 gene encoding DNA-directed RNA polymerase III subunit rpc3, with product MVTEHGIKFGVHLITKHFGKIVAKVCEKLFSHGPLTLDQLVRYTDFTKDQVRNSLLVLVQHNCAQAFVSAPQDDDDDADRLRVRTQYLVLFDNIIHRLRFPKFLDIVSRKLDEECVKLLVGLLRDGRLTLKQMVDRESQGKDSSIYTGREKESFKVSKRVMEG